The sequence below is a genomic window from Acanthochromis polyacanthus isolate Apoly-LR-REF ecotype Palm Island chromosome 14, KAUST_Apoly_ChrSc, whole genome shotgun sequence.
caacaacaacaaaaaaaacattgtgcCCAAACTAGTTGACCAAATGCACAGATATTAGTCAGAATGTCTCTGTAATAACAGTAATACTTTAGGAGAAGTTTTCTCTTTGGAATATCTttcctcaaaaacacaaattagctTTATAGCCTACGCAACTTAACCTTATTGGCTACATCTATAGGCAACTGCTCATACTTAAATCGGGCTGTCGTTTGGATTTAAATCCATCTAAATGTGCCCTTCATAGCTTATGACTGAGGATTCCTGTTTTAAAGAATACTGGCTAAAGTGACACTTCTTTGATTTTTGAAATAAAGGTCAATATGCTCATCGTACTTGTATAATTCCTCACGTGGCTCTAATGTCTTAAAACTAACCCTCAGTAGATGATCAGGTTATTGAATTTGACAGAGAGCCTGTGTGACAAGCTGGAGTTTGAGCATCTACCAGGCAGGGAAGGTATAATGAAAGCATGATTGATTGAGttacataaagtgtagaatccagcatttttacataattgaaactaaacacaaaataaatctcaATCTCCACTGCATACAATGATCTTTCTTATTTTCATCCCTCTTTTTAGTGTCCCACATTTGTGGGAATGCAAATCATTGTAACAGAAACAGAGCTCTGCTTTTCCTGTAATCCCTTACTCTTTCAAAAAGCAACAGTAAGTTTCTTTTAATATACGAAAGAGAAATAGCGATCCCAAAAGTTAATGAAGCATTCCGTAGTATCTGCTATACAATCACTTTAACCTGATGTTACACTCCGTGGCAGGTGATGAACACGCACCAGTCGGTGAAATTTACACATGATTGTTAGTTAGTGCAAGTGGAAAAAAGCAGAAGAGTGAAGGGGTTAGTGTTATGGTGTGCTGTCGGTCTCCTCAGCCTCCACCAGGCAGGTATGGTCCATGTCCAGGACTCGGAACGGAGGGTGGTGCTCGAATGCCGTGAGGATAGTGGAGCCGAGATTGTGCTTCTGGTGCACAAACCAAATAACTGCTGAGACTCCCAAGATAGCCACCACGCTGAGAATGACCAGGGCGGAGAGCAGTGCGCTAGGTTCTAAAGGAGGACAAATAACAATGCAAGGAAGGTCACAACTGttaacacaaaatcacaaaggaATAAGCAAAGAAACAGCGGAGAAAAAAGAGCTCAAAGGTTGACTTACTCCGTTTGGCTTCCTCTTCTTTAGAGAagccaaaaaaacagaaaacacattgtGAGGCAACAATCCCAAACATATTTTATGAAGTCAATACAATATAATAAAGCCATCAACAGAAATCCAGTAAGTGTTGCATTAAAACTCAGACTTAAATCTTACTCTGTGCTGTTTCACAGACCACGCCGTTCTCATAATCCTCTGTGCAGCTGACATTTTCCCACTTTCCAGTCTTGCTGTGCAGAGCAACACATGTTTCCATGGGGAGGAGGTCTGATGGGAAGGCATTCTCCCAGTTGGTGTATCTCACTGGGTCCTCACCAAACCACTTCATGTCTTCAGCTGGAAAGATACACCAGTCAGTACCCCATCCAGTGAGAAAACCAACCACTGTTACAGGTAACAGCAACATTTAAAGGTAGAGCTATAGCATCACTTTTGCTTTGGTTTCTCTAAACACTACATTTTCTGTGtcacaacataaaataataatgaaatgatatgtgatttaaccctcctgttgtcttcatttgtgggcaccaaaaaatattgtttccttgtctgaaaaaaaaactaaaattcagcaaaaaaattcccaaaatttgtgaaaattttcaaaaccttcaggatgaaaattataatatttccttaaaagcttcccttaaaagttttattttaaaaaaagaaatccccaagatttggcaaaaaaattcttgtaaatatttttttttttaaaatgagtaaaaatcttccaaaagaaatcttaaaaatatctaaagtgattattcaattcaattcaaaaaactttatttgtccccaaatatatgtatcagtaaaacttctaatgttttctttaacattcacaaaaaaatcaatttctttttttccaccaaaaaatgttcaaaaacttcccaaaaaagttgaaaaagtggacatcgctgtgaaaatgtatttttttccccacattttcaaactttaaaacgggtcaatttgacccgcaggacaacacgaggatTAATGCttctgttagcttagcatctcTTGCTACACCTCCcatgacaaagaagaaaaaaaactccgcAACATTTCGTGAAACTGTGTCAAGatttacagagaaaaatgagtcaCTGTTGTCATGCAAGTTTTCAAAAAGAGCTGGCACAAGCACAAAATGAAGTTTCACACTCTTTCTTTTGAAAACACGTTCTAAAACTGTTCAGAAAAGTGTGGAAAAAGTGCCAGATGATCCATGGGTTTTAGgacagtatttttaaaatttaagaaagaaaaactgtaatttaagTTAAACAGTCATTCTTCTTGACAATCaggttttctttgaagaaaCCAGCCAGCATTATCTCAGTGTCCTCTGGTCACATGGTACTTACTGTTTGTGTCATAATACATTCCCAGCCACATGCTGACCTCTCCTTTCCACACCTCTGGGCTATATTTAATGATAAAGTCATTCTCCTCAGCACTCTGGACGGTCAAAAGCTCTAGAAAAAGCCCAGCAGGTATGAAAACGTGATCACACACATGTTAAGAATATGACCCATTTGCACATTTAGTCTTTCACAGAATATTTGGAATTCAAATGTCTCACGTACCAAAGCCTTGACAGAGGGTGTTTGCTCTGACAAAAGTGTAGCTTTTGATGGTGTCTTCTTCTCCGTGGACAAAGTGGTAACATCTGTCTCCAAACGGCACCCAGGTGCGTCCGTCTGCAGGGCAATCTGAAAGAAAGAACTGGCACCTGACCAACAGTCCAGACCAGAAGTATTTGAACAGTTacacactttctttttttttttttgctctttgagTTTCAAGGTTTGCATGAAAATAGGTGAAGAACTGTATGGACCAGAACAGTCATTtcaacatacactactgttcaaaagtttggggtcacccaggaaatttaatgttttccatgaaagctaacacttctattcatgtgctaacataactgcacaacggttttctaatcatcaatgaggctttcaacaccattagctaacacaacgcagcattagaacacaggagtgatgggtgctggaaatgttcctctgtacccctacggagatattccattaaaaattccagctagaatagtcatttgccacattaacaatgtacagattgtatttctgattaacttaatggtatcttcattgaaaaaaaaaccttttcgTGATCCtgaacttttgaacgatagtatATAATTCCCAAAGTTTGTGGGGTCAAATGTCCTTGATGGTTTCTCTGTTGAAGTTCTCGTAGGTCTGTTTGCCTTTAGTCTGGCCTTTTACAAATGCAGCTCAGTGGGTCTAAGACCAAGTGAGCAGTTCAGTCAGCTGAGGATATTCCACCTTCGATCATTGTCCTGATCATTCAAACGTCATCCATTGAGTTTTGAAGTGCCTGCCTGAACCTCAGCACGCAATGCTTCTGGTCACGTCTGCGTTCATCCTGTTGGTTCCACACCCGGCACGTTTCCCAGATAAGGCGGTATGCTTTGGGTCAGGAGCTGCTTCTCCACTCTCCTCCTTCCATCATTTTCATAGAGCTTTCTTGTTGACTAAATTGCCCATATAACTTGTTTTCCCCAGAACTCTAccagtctcttttttttgtgagtttttgtaaAAACGCCAtctggtctttttgtttttgagtctCCCAAGGGTTTGCACTCATAAAGGGGTTTTTCTTCACCATGGAAATGATTTCCCGCTCCTCCACAACGCTTGTGTTCCTTTGGTCGACCAAGTTGTTTGCCATTTTCTGGTATTCCTGCGCACACCTGCTTTTTTAGAATGAACACAACTGTTTTGGAAAACCAGGGAACAACTctggatcagctctgagccacATGCGACTTTCTCTGTGCATGAACttacaataaaacagaacatttaagaGTTATAAAAGGGTTATGCATCAAATACAGCACAGCCCTTTCAGTATTGACACACTCAAATCTGGCCCTTTAAAGTTCAAAGTGATTGCTCTGAATCATATCAATAAGAACAATAAATGTCAAACTTCACAATCTGCAGTGTATCTACAGTTGATTTTAGCTGTTTGGATCACTGTTAGCAGGTCTAGAAAGAAAATGAACCACACTAACATGGTCAAAACGCAACTTAAAGAAGCTACAACAGCTTTTCCACAGTGTTGGTAAGTTTCAGCTTGTGATCACTGTTCCTCTTTGCCAATGACTGTATCTGGAAAATGCTGTCATGATTTTCTAGACGATTCTGTTTGTGGTTTCTATGGGATCGTGCACTTGGGAACATCAGATTATTTCACCTATTTTGATCTATGCACGTCTAAGAAACAAAGACTTCATTCACAGTTGGtgctttttttaacttttgtacACATTTAAATGCCAATATTACCAATTATTGCTCCATATAACTATCCAGAAATCGATCTATACATTGGGATTGGTataatttctttgcaaaatgGGCATTATGATGTCTCCTTTAGAAAAatccaaagagacaaaaagcacgtTTTTAATATGGAACACTCTTTTTATTGCAAATAAGTGTTTCGCAACACATACAAGCACTGGACCTTCGTTACGTGCGCTACCGTGGGTTCAGAAGTTTTGCtgccaaatgcaaaacaacaacagtgtcGACATTCAGGGAAGTTGATAACTGATTAATAACCTTCAGGCCTAATCTCCTGAGTTAAAGTCAGCAGCAAACAAACGCTACAGCAGTTGAGGACACTTTACTGTAACATGGGCCTACGCAGCGTAACGGCGCACAACCACAGATCTGTCTACATAAAATCGCGTTTGTTCAACTTAGAGAGAAGATCTGACACTAACCTCCCGTCCAGGCCAGCTGCAGGTGAGCAAACAGCACgaacacaaaacacagcagtgatcCGAGGCGATCCTTCCGAGACTCCATGACGGCGAACACAAGAAATGTTGGAGCTCCAAACTAGTAGTGAGAGTTGCACTGTCAGTGAGCAgatccctcccacacacacatacaaaacacacacacacacacacacacacacacacacacacacagagagagacagcagcACAGCGCCGCACCGACACAGTCTGCACGGATCCAGCAACTCATTTCCActgaattactgcttttaaatcacagaaacactgtctgtgttttaaaaagtgttttattaTCAACAAGATTGAAGCAGATCCAGCCTTAAAACACCAGgaagtttctcattttattactattattattattattattattaatagtagtagtagtagtagtagtagtagcattatttgtttaattttatttattatttttcctaACTGTaattaatttttcactgcagtataaagccCTCTATGTGTAAAGTGAATTTTCTTGGTTATGCATTTTACaacataacaataataattattattattataatattgtTAGTATTGTTATGTTCtaaaatttgtttgtttgtttgtttaattttatagattttttgcttcgtttttgctcactgtggcctcattaTTGATTGCAGTccagcacctctatggaaacagcataaTCATGACtacaagtagagagaactcagaaacgTCTTAAAGCAAACTTATAATGCCATAAttcccttaaaaaaacaaaatatttgttgttgtttttttaaaaaagaatttcCTTGATTATTTAACATACTATTACTTCTACTAATAATATTTATAATTGTACTCGAAAATATGttgactctacatactatagacgtttaattatttacactttattttgctttttttgttactCTGCTGTGGACATCAGCACTAAAAAGacatttcaccatgctgaatgtatcttcaacTTGGtgacttgctcctctgtttactgtttttgaacctcgctgcatttattttatttttttcttttcctctcagtctctcttgcTATTTCTTCTTTGTTATGTGCAaatacagcctgcagttcagccgaatagTCCCTTAATTTACGTTACATGAGTGTCCGTCATGGCTCCTCAGTTGTGCTGAGAAGCACagagtttttctgtgtttttcggGAACTGGTGAAAATAGTTGTGTGCTCAGATTTAGTTATTTTCATGATGGAACTACATGTCATAAATAGCATTTTCAATGACCAGCCGAAAGTGgacagtttgtttattttttcagtttttacagattcttGTTATGATAAATGGCATAATTtaggctttttttcttctttcagaaaAATAATACATACTCGGTTTTGGTTTCAGAGGATCAGACGTTATTttctatgtttgtttgtttttcattctaaAAATACAGCATCTAGACAACTCATATAGATGTGCAACAGTGTGG
It includes:
- the cd302 gene encoding CD302 antigen gives rise to the protein MESRKDRLGSLLCFVFVLFAHLQLAWTGDCPADGRTWVPFGDRCYHFVHGEEDTIKSYTFVRANTLCQGFELLTVQSAEENDFIIKYSPEVWKGEVSMWLGMYYDTNTEDMKWFGEDPVRYTNWENAFPSDLLPMETCVALHSKTGKWENVSCTEDYENGVVCETAQKEEAKRKPSALLSALVILSVVAILGVSAVIWFVHQKHNLGSTILTAFEHHPPFRVLDMDHTCLVEAEETDSTP